In Fundulus heteroclitus isolate FHET01 chromosome 17, MU-UCD_Fhet_4.1, whole genome shotgun sequence, the following are encoded in one genomic region:
- the trim24 gene encoding transcription intermediary factor 1-alpha isoform X1: MDESAENDDIVIIVENEAESLPAGGERLKQQGAVGLMDTCPMCKLSFHNREPKLLPCLHSFCRRCLPPPLRSAEPRRDQGPGGSIRCPVCRQECWEVDVLDNFFVKDSAEVPSSTVEKTSQVCMSCEDNTEATGYCVECVEFLCLTCIEAHQRVKFTRDHTIRQKEGMSPEALGVSTQKPVFCDVHKQEPLKLFCETCDRLTCRDCQLLKHKDHNYQFLEDAYRNHKQYLETMTLQLQEKRKAIEDVSSCINSGLQQVEENRKAVTNEIKKSICNLIMEINRKGKILINQLEALTKDHELALKKQQDDVNNLTRQLDHVISFTKWATASHSGTALLYCKRLILYQIHYLMRTTYNPSIVPQSSVRFQCRSGFWATNVDLGSLVVERCPGRPTIPNHQPGPRQEAPAGSLSLAAAQQRQSTLAQLQMQVDKLSHQPHRQPPPNHWSWYQNVRLPAPPGPPPPTRPIHGGSSPSQAPPGLAQVGRRYGTSHPNPRSPPTYTASQSLRELIHSSTFPPKPIELSHVASRFSQPPSAGAASQASLHQRCLAESSLLKRSEAGPSVPTVSISVPKPAVGLCLPAGNAEKSSSLGLMAGAGGQNSPLAKPSSTDRTTGVTSWKQTSTPPAAPAPKRRRRFSPGPIIVIKDEPEDEDEVSFVQSSGGSSLPDSSTGAQSKPRPAPKGLVASGAPASTSTDQCSQTQSQPGPEKKAEPEEDPNEDWCAVCQNGGELLCCDKCPKVFHLSCHIPALNESPSGEWFCSFCRDLESPEMEYAGDRGSAPVSEKFPPVDKRKCERLLLHLFCNDFSTDFQQPASPSETRRYKELIKTPMDLSMVKKRLQSKEGECYGSPEGFVSDVRLIFFNCAKYYKATSEVGSAGLYLEEYFEEQLKLVYPDRLFPGGREEQMIPPLEDEIEEEEEQPMEQSDAAAEDTEPSSPAGKGSANVDGETVPKQEPMAPGERENSDKEAAETSPMETGEVMTNKEGGVPPAEEEKREESTAAQQEDKHPAADAEAKDGTEEKKAQLPTGNAEDTPDTSESPAPVEAASAQEG, translated from the exons ATGGACGAAAGTGCCGAAAACGACGACATCGTGATCATCGTGGAGAACGAGGCCGAGAGTTTGCCCGCAGGCGGGGAGCGGCTCAAACAGCAGGGCGCCGTCGGACTCATGGACACATGTCCCATGTGCAAGCTGAGCTTCCACAACAGGGAGCCCAAGCTGCTGCCGTGTCTGCACTCCTTCTGCAGGAGGTGCCTGCCTCCCCCGCTAAGGAGCGCCGAGCCGAGGCGGGACCAAGGTCCAG GTGGCTCCATCCGGTGCCCGGTGTGCAGACAGGAATGCTGGGAGGTCGACGTGCTGGACAACTTCTTCGTCAAGGACTCAGCCGAGGTGCCCAGCAGCACGGTGGAGAAAACCAGCCAG GTGTGCATGAGCTGCGAAGACAACACGGAGGCGACGGGCTACTGCGTGGAGTGCGTGGAGTTCCTGTGCTTGACGTGCATCGAGGCGCACCAGAGGGTGAAGTTCACCCGAGATCACACCATACGCCAGAAGGAGGGGATGTCTCCAG AAGCGCTCGGCGTGTCCACGCAGAAGCCCGTCTTCTGCGACGTCCACAAGCAGGAGCCGCTGAAGCTGTTCTGCGAGACGTGCGACCGGCTAACCTGCCGAGACTGCCAGCTCCTCAAACACAAGGATCACAA CTACCAGTTTCTGGAGGATGCCTACAGAAACCATAAGCAGTATCTGGAAACCATGactctgcagctgcaggaaaAGAGAAAGGCCATCGAGGACGTTTCCAGCTGCATCAACTCCGG ACTGCAGCAAGTGGAAGAAAATCGGAAAGCTGTCACGAACGAAATAAAGAAGTCCATCTGTAACCTCATCATGGAGATCAACAGGAAGGGAAAGATCCTGATAAACCAGCTCGAG GCGCTGACTAAGGACCACGAGCTGGCTCTGAAGAAGCAGCAGGACGACGTCAACAATCTGACCCGGCAGCTGGACCACGTGATCAGCTTCACCAAATGGGCCACGGCCAGTCACAGCGGGACGGCTCTGCTCTACTGCAAGAGACTG ATCCTTTACCAGATCCATTACCTGATGAGAACGACCTACAACCCCTCCATCGTCCCCCAGAGCTCCGTTCGCTTCCAGTGCCGCTCTGGATTCTGGGCCACCAACGTGGACCTCG GTTCACTGGTGGTGGAGAGATGCCCAGGGAGGCCAACCATCCCCAACCATCAGCCGGGTCCCAGACAGGAGGCCCCAGCTGGGAGTCTGTCCCTCGCAGCAGCGCAGCAGCGGCAGAGCACGCTAGCTCAGCTCCAGATGCAG GTTGACAAGCTCTCCCACCAGCCCCACAGGCAGCCCCCTCCTAACCACTGGTCCTGGTATCAGAACGTCAGACTACCAGCGCCTCCCGGTCCCCCTCCACCCACCAGACCCATCCACGGGGGCTCGTCTCCCTCCCAAGCCCCCCCCGGCTTGGCACAGGTTGGGCGCAGGTATGGGACCAGCCATCCAAACCCTAGAAGCCCTCCGACCTACACAGCTTCACAG TCTCTACGAGAATTAATCCACAGCTCCACGTTCCCCCCTAAACCCATCGAGCTGTCGCACGTAGCTTCCCGCTTCTCGCAGCCTCCGTCGGCGGGAGCAGCTTCCCAGGCCTCCCTACACCAG AGATGCTTGGCGGAGTCGTCCCTCCTAAAGAGGAGCGAGGCTGGTCCGTCCGTCCCCACCGTCAGCATCTCCGTCCCCAAGCCCGCCGTGGGTTTGTGTCTGCCAGCaggaaatgcagagaaaagcagcTCGCTCGGTCTTATGGCAG GTGCAGGAGGACAGAACTCCCCGTTGGCGAAGCCGTCCTCTACAGACAGAACCACGGG GGTGACTTCCTGGAAGCAGACCTCCACGCCGCCAGCGGCCCCTGCTCCCAAGCGAAGGAGGAGGTTCTCCCCAGGGCCCATAATCGTCATCAAGGACGAACCCGAGGACGAGGACGAAGTTAGTTTT GTGCAATCCAGCGGCGGGTCCAGCCTGCCGGACAGCAGCACCGGCGCCCAGTCGAAGCCTCGGCCGGCGCCGAAGGGGCTCGTGGCGTCCGGCGCCCCGGCTTCCACCTCCACCGACCAGTGTAGCCAGACCCAGTCGCAGCCGGGCCCGGAGAAGAAGGCGGAGCCGGAGGAGGACCCCAACGAGGACTGGTGCGCCGTGTGCCAGAACGGAGGGGAGCTGCTCTGCTGCGACAAGTGCCCGAAGGTTTTCCACCTCTCCTGCCACATTCCCGCGCTCAACGAGTCGCCGAG CGGTGAGTGGTTTTGCTCGTTCTGCCGTGACCTGGAGTCCCCCGAGATGGAGTACGCCGGCGACCGAGGGAGCGCGCCCGTCTCAGAGAAGTTCCCCCCAGTGGACAAAAGG AAATGTGAGCGACTGCTGCTGCACTTGTTCTGCAACGACTTCAGCACGGACTTCCAGCAGCCGGCATCTCCATCG GAGACTCGGCGGTACAAGGAGCTAATAAAGACGCCGATGGACCTGTCAATGGTGAAGAAAAGGCTGCAGTCAAAGGAGGGAGAGTGTTACGGGAGCCCAGAGGGGTTCGTCTCCGACGTCCGGCTCATCTTTTTCAACTGCGCCAAGTACTACAAG GCGACCTCAGAGGTTGGCAGCGCGGGCTTATACCTGGAGGAGTACTTTGAGGAGCAGCTGAAGCTCGTCTACCCGGACCGGCTCTTCccaggagggagggaggagcaGATGATCCCGCCCCTGGAGGATGAGATCgaagaagaggaggaacagCCAATGGAGCAAAGCGACGCCGCTGCCGAGGACACGGAGCCATCAAGTCCTGCGGGAAAAGGAAGCGCTAATGTAGACGGGGAAACGGTTCCTAAACAGGAACCGATGGCCCCAGGAGAGAGGGAGAACTCGGACAAAGAAGCGGCTGAAACAAGTCCAATGGAAACGGGTGAAGTGATGACAAATAAAGAGGGGGGCGTTCCTCCTGCGGAGGAGGAAAAGCGAGAGGAGAGCACCGCCGCGCAGCAGGAGGACAAGCACCCCGCCGCTGACGCAGAGGCTAAAGATGGCACCGAGGAAAAAAAGGCTCAGCTCCCAACAGGCAACGCCGAGGACACACCGGACACTTCGGAGAGTCCAGCTCCCGTAGAGGCAGCCTCCGCGCAGGAGGGATAG
- the trim24 gene encoding transcription intermediary factor 1-alpha isoform X2 — protein MDESAENDDIVIIVENEAESLPAGGERLKQQGAVGLMDTCPMCKLSFHNREPKLLPCLHSFCRRCLPPPLRSAEPRRDQGPGGSIRCPVCRQECWEVDVLDNFFVKDSAEVPSSTVEKTSQVCMSCEDNTEATGYCVECVEFLCLTCIEAHQRVKFTRDHTIRQKEGMSPEALGVSTQKPVFCDVHKQEPLKLFCETCDRLTCRDCQLLKHKDHNYQFLEDAYRNHKQYLETMTLQLQEKRKAIEDVSSCINSGLQQVEENRKAVTNEIKKSICNLIMEINRKGKILINQLEALTKDHELALKKQQDDVNNLTRQLDHVISFTKWATASHSGTALLYCKRLILYQIHYLMRTTYNPSIVPQSSVRFQCRSGFWATNVDLGSLVVERCPGRPTIPNHQPGPRQEAPAGSLSLAAAQQRQSTLAQLQMQPHRQPPPNHWSWYQNVRLPAPPGPPPPTRPIHGGSSPSQAPPGLAQVGRRYGTSHPNPRSPPTYTASQSLRELIHSSTFPPKPIELSHVASRFSQPPSAGAASQASLHQRCLAESSLLKRSEAGPSVPTVSISVPKPAVGLCLPAGNAEKSSSLGLMAGAGGQNSPLAKPSSTDRTTGVTSWKQTSTPPAAPAPKRRRRFSPGPIIVIKDEPEDEDEVSFVQSSGGSSLPDSSTGAQSKPRPAPKGLVASGAPASTSTDQCSQTQSQPGPEKKAEPEEDPNEDWCAVCQNGGELLCCDKCPKVFHLSCHIPALNESPSGEWFCSFCRDLESPEMEYAGDRGSAPVSEKFPPVDKRKCERLLLHLFCNDFSTDFQQPASPSETRRYKELIKTPMDLSMVKKRLQSKEGECYGSPEGFVSDVRLIFFNCAKYYKATSEVGSAGLYLEEYFEEQLKLVYPDRLFPGGREEQMIPPLEDEIEEEEEQPMEQSDAAAEDTEPSSPAGKGSANVDGETVPKQEPMAPGERENSDKEAAETSPMETGEVMTNKEGGVPPAEEEKREESTAAQQEDKHPAADAEAKDGTEEKKAQLPTGNAEDTPDTSESPAPVEAASAQEG, from the exons ATGGACGAAAGTGCCGAAAACGACGACATCGTGATCATCGTGGAGAACGAGGCCGAGAGTTTGCCCGCAGGCGGGGAGCGGCTCAAACAGCAGGGCGCCGTCGGACTCATGGACACATGTCCCATGTGCAAGCTGAGCTTCCACAACAGGGAGCCCAAGCTGCTGCCGTGTCTGCACTCCTTCTGCAGGAGGTGCCTGCCTCCCCCGCTAAGGAGCGCCGAGCCGAGGCGGGACCAAGGTCCAG GTGGCTCCATCCGGTGCCCGGTGTGCAGACAGGAATGCTGGGAGGTCGACGTGCTGGACAACTTCTTCGTCAAGGACTCAGCCGAGGTGCCCAGCAGCACGGTGGAGAAAACCAGCCAG GTGTGCATGAGCTGCGAAGACAACACGGAGGCGACGGGCTACTGCGTGGAGTGCGTGGAGTTCCTGTGCTTGACGTGCATCGAGGCGCACCAGAGGGTGAAGTTCACCCGAGATCACACCATACGCCAGAAGGAGGGGATGTCTCCAG AAGCGCTCGGCGTGTCCACGCAGAAGCCCGTCTTCTGCGACGTCCACAAGCAGGAGCCGCTGAAGCTGTTCTGCGAGACGTGCGACCGGCTAACCTGCCGAGACTGCCAGCTCCTCAAACACAAGGATCACAA CTACCAGTTTCTGGAGGATGCCTACAGAAACCATAAGCAGTATCTGGAAACCATGactctgcagctgcaggaaaAGAGAAAGGCCATCGAGGACGTTTCCAGCTGCATCAACTCCGG ACTGCAGCAAGTGGAAGAAAATCGGAAAGCTGTCACGAACGAAATAAAGAAGTCCATCTGTAACCTCATCATGGAGATCAACAGGAAGGGAAAGATCCTGATAAACCAGCTCGAG GCGCTGACTAAGGACCACGAGCTGGCTCTGAAGAAGCAGCAGGACGACGTCAACAATCTGACCCGGCAGCTGGACCACGTGATCAGCTTCACCAAATGGGCCACGGCCAGTCACAGCGGGACGGCTCTGCTCTACTGCAAGAGACTG ATCCTTTACCAGATCCATTACCTGATGAGAACGACCTACAACCCCTCCATCGTCCCCCAGAGCTCCGTTCGCTTCCAGTGCCGCTCTGGATTCTGGGCCACCAACGTGGACCTCG GTTCACTGGTGGTGGAGAGATGCCCAGGGAGGCCAACCATCCCCAACCATCAGCCGGGTCCCAGACAGGAGGCCCCAGCTGGGAGTCTGTCCCTCGCAGCAGCGCAGCAGCGGCAGAGCACGCTAGCTCAGCTCCAGATGCAG CCCCACAGGCAGCCCCCTCCTAACCACTGGTCCTGGTATCAGAACGTCAGACTACCAGCGCCTCCCGGTCCCCCTCCACCCACCAGACCCATCCACGGGGGCTCGTCTCCCTCCCAAGCCCCCCCCGGCTTGGCACAGGTTGGGCGCAGGTATGGGACCAGCCATCCAAACCCTAGAAGCCCTCCGACCTACACAGCTTCACAG TCTCTACGAGAATTAATCCACAGCTCCACGTTCCCCCCTAAACCCATCGAGCTGTCGCACGTAGCTTCCCGCTTCTCGCAGCCTCCGTCGGCGGGAGCAGCTTCCCAGGCCTCCCTACACCAG AGATGCTTGGCGGAGTCGTCCCTCCTAAAGAGGAGCGAGGCTGGTCCGTCCGTCCCCACCGTCAGCATCTCCGTCCCCAAGCCCGCCGTGGGTTTGTGTCTGCCAGCaggaaatgcagagaaaagcagcTCGCTCGGTCTTATGGCAG GTGCAGGAGGACAGAACTCCCCGTTGGCGAAGCCGTCCTCTACAGACAGAACCACGGG GGTGACTTCCTGGAAGCAGACCTCCACGCCGCCAGCGGCCCCTGCTCCCAAGCGAAGGAGGAGGTTCTCCCCAGGGCCCATAATCGTCATCAAGGACGAACCCGAGGACGAGGACGAAGTTAGTTTT GTGCAATCCAGCGGCGGGTCCAGCCTGCCGGACAGCAGCACCGGCGCCCAGTCGAAGCCTCGGCCGGCGCCGAAGGGGCTCGTGGCGTCCGGCGCCCCGGCTTCCACCTCCACCGACCAGTGTAGCCAGACCCAGTCGCAGCCGGGCCCGGAGAAGAAGGCGGAGCCGGAGGAGGACCCCAACGAGGACTGGTGCGCCGTGTGCCAGAACGGAGGGGAGCTGCTCTGCTGCGACAAGTGCCCGAAGGTTTTCCACCTCTCCTGCCACATTCCCGCGCTCAACGAGTCGCCGAG CGGTGAGTGGTTTTGCTCGTTCTGCCGTGACCTGGAGTCCCCCGAGATGGAGTACGCCGGCGACCGAGGGAGCGCGCCCGTCTCAGAGAAGTTCCCCCCAGTGGACAAAAGG AAATGTGAGCGACTGCTGCTGCACTTGTTCTGCAACGACTTCAGCACGGACTTCCAGCAGCCGGCATCTCCATCG GAGACTCGGCGGTACAAGGAGCTAATAAAGACGCCGATGGACCTGTCAATGGTGAAGAAAAGGCTGCAGTCAAAGGAGGGAGAGTGTTACGGGAGCCCAGAGGGGTTCGTCTCCGACGTCCGGCTCATCTTTTTCAACTGCGCCAAGTACTACAAG GCGACCTCAGAGGTTGGCAGCGCGGGCTTATACCTGGAGGAGTACTTTGAGGAGCAGCTGAAGCTCGTCTACCCGGACCGGCTCTTCccaggagggagggaggagcaGATGATCCCGCCCCTGGAGGATGAGATCgaagaagaggaggaacagCCAATGGAGCAAAGCGACGCCGCTGCCGAGGACACGGAGCCATCAAGTCCTGCGGGAAAAGGAAGCGCTAATGTAGACGGGGAAACGGTTCCTAAACAGGAACCGATGGCCCCAGGAGAGAGGGAGAACTCGGACAAAGAAGCGGCTGAAACAAGTCCAATGGAAACGGGTGAAGTGATGACAAATAAAGAGGGGGGCGTTCCTCCTGCGGAGGAGGAAAAGCGAGAGGAGAGCACCGCCGCGCAGCAGGAGGACAAGCACCCCGCCGCTGACGCAGAGGCTAAAGATGGCACCGAGGAAAAAAAGGCTCAGCTCCCAACAGGCAACGCCGAGGACACACCGGACACTTCGGAGAGTCCAGCTCCCGTAGAGGCAGCCTCCGCGCAGGAGGGATAG
- the LOC105933849 gene encoding aldo-keto reductase family 1 member D1 isoform X2 produces MELTAKKHSIPLSDGNSIPLIGLGTYGNPRQTPKGTSYEAVKLAIEIGYRHIDGALVYYNEHEVGQAIRDKIADGTVKRDDIFYCGKLWNTFHPPELVRPALEKTLQMLQLDYVDLYIVEMPTAFKPGETFYPRDENGKYIYHETDLCATWEAMEACKDAGLVKSLGVSNFNKRQLELILNKPGLRHKPVSNQVECHPYFTQPKLLEYCREKDIVIVGYSPLGTSRDASWVNLKCPPLLEDELLISVAKKYQKTTAQVCLRFNVQRGVVVIPKSFNHDRIKENFDIFDFSLSEAEMKAIEGLNKNIRFVELLMWADHPEYPFHDDY; encoded by the exons ATGGAACTGACAGCAAAAAAACACTCAATTCCTTTGAGCGATGGAAACAGCATACCTTTAATTGGACTGGGAACCTATGGGAATCCTCGGCAG ACCCCCAAAGGAACTTCTTACGAAGCGGTCAAACTGGCCATTGAGATAGGATACAGACACATCGATGGAGCCTTGGTCTATTACAATGAACACGAGGTGGGACAAGCGATCCGGGACAAAATTGCAGATGGGACCGTGAAGAGAGACGATATCTTCTACTGTGGAAAG TTGTGGAACACATTCCACCCTCCTGAATTAGTACGGCCTGCTTTGGAGAAAACTCTGCAGATGCTGCAGCTGGATTACGTGGACCTATATATTGTAGAAATGCCCACTGCTTTCAAG CCCGGAGAAACGTTCTACCCTCGAGATGAGAACGGGAAGTACATTTATCACGAGACAGACCTTTGTGCTACATGGGAG GCCATGGAAGCTTGCAAGGACGCGGGGCTGGTGAAGTCTCTGGGAGTATCCAACTTCAACAAGCGCCAGCTGGAGCTGATCCTCAACAAACCTGGGCTGAGACATAAACCCGTGTCAAACCAG GTTGAATGTCACCCGTATTTCACCCAGCCAAAGTTACTTGAATACTGTCGGGAGAAGGACATTGTCATCGTAGGTTATAGCCCCCTCGGGACATCAAGGGACGCATCGTG ggtAAACCTAAAATGTCCCCCGTTGTTAGAAGACGAGCTTCTGATCTCTGTTGCCAAAAAGTACCAAAAaaccacagctcaggtgtgCCTGAGGTTCAACGTGCAGAGAGGCGTGGTGGTCATCCCGAAGAGCTTCAACCACGATCGCATAAAGGAGAACTTTGAC ATTTTCGACTTCTCTCTGTCTGAGGCCGAGATGAAGGCAATTGAGGGGCTGAACAAGAATATACGATTTGTGGAGCTGCTCAT GTGGGCCGATCATCCGGAGTACCCATTTCATGACGACTACTGA
- the LOC105933849 gene encoding aldo-keto reductase family 1 member D1 isoform X1, giving the protein MELTAKKHSIPLSDGNSIPLIGLGTYGNPRQTPKGTSYEAVKLAIEIGYRHIDGALVYYNEHEVGQAIRDKIADGTVKRDDIFYCGKVCLFLWNTFHPPELVRPALEKTLQMLQLDYVDLYIVEMPTAFKPGETFYPRDENGKYIYHETDLCATWEAMEACKDAGLVKSLGVSNFNKRQLELILNKPGLRHKPVSNQVECHPYFTQPKLLEYCREKDIVIVGYSPLGTSRDASWVNLKCPPLLEDELLISVAKKYQKTTAQVCLRFNVQRGVVVIPKSFNHDRIKENFDIFDFSLSEAEMKAIEGLNKNIRFVELLMWADHPEYPFHDDY; this is encoded by the exons ATGGAACTGACAGCAAAAAAACACTCAATTCCTTTGAGCGATGGAAACAGCATACCTTTAATTGGACTGGGAACCTATGGGAATCCTCGGCAG ACCCCCAAAGGAACTTCTTACGAAGCGGTCAAACTGGCCATTGAGATAGGATACAGACACATCGATGGAGCCTTGGTCTATTACAATGAACACGAGGTGGGACAAGCGATCCGGGACAAAATTGCAGATGGGACCGTGAAGAGAGACGATATCTTCTACTGTGGAAAGGTTTGCTTGTTT TTGTGGAACACATTCCACCCTCCTGAATTAGTACGGCCTGCTTTGGAGAAAACTCTGCAGATGCTGCAGCTGGATTACGTGGACCTATATATTGTAGAAATGCCCACTGCTTTCAAG CCCGGAGAAACGTTCTACCCTCGAGATGAGAACGGGAAGTACATTTATCACGAGACAGACCTTTGTGCTACATGGGAG GCCATGGAAGCTTGCAAGGACGCGGGGCTGGTGAAGTCTCTGGGAGTATCCAACTTCAACAAGCGCCAGCTGGAGCTGATCCTCAACAAACCTGGGCTGAGACATAAACCCGTGTCAAACCAG GTTGAATGTCACCCGTATTTCACCCAGCCAAAGTTACTTGAATACTGTCGGGAGAAGGACATTGTCATCGTAGGTTATAGCCCCCTCGGGACATCAAGGGACGCATCGTG ggtAAACCTAAAATGTCCCCCGTTGTTAGAAGACGAGCTTCTGATCTCTGTTGCCAAAAAGTACCAAAAaaccacagctcaggtgtgCCTGAGGTTCAACGTGCAGAGAGGCGTGGTGGTCATCCCGAAGAGCTTCAACCACGATCGCATAAAGGAGAACTTTGAC ATTTTCGACTTCTCTCTGTCTGAGGCCGAGATGAAGGCAATTGAGGGGCTGAACAAGAATATACGATTTGTGGAGCTGCTCAT GTGGGCCGATCATCCGGAGTACCCATTTCATGACGACTACTGA
- the LOC105933811 gene encoding fibulin-1, protein MAHRIVLLVSLCAVVQGIESKLTSVQECCNAGREIALREQDCTALPRFNSHICSIAQEHCCRSVARKRACDKGIKMGRSRRACERPFFAGSDWETQVSQTCCDCCTLGLKMESVGFSCDFQDLQLDKLCSNAAKVCCEKPKGIYPSAKAPEETKTFTAKSPEEENTCRELSCSQLCVANARCDCYDGFQLQRDGVTCEDINECQTGSHNCTAEQVCINTEGSFRCQLSCHPGFKLMDNVVCKDIDECALGSHDCGANYFCVNTAGSFHCEPKAACRDGYARDAAGSCVDVDECQVLTNPCRHGESCVNTAGSYSCRRTTVPCPQGYHPTADGTRCEDIDECKYYTWRLCAHVCENTEGSYQCRCLSGFRLTPDGRNCDDINECLTGRHDCAAGQVCINTEGSFHCRSQTSCDVGYKLTDHACQDIDECALGSHNCGANYACVNTAGSFYCKPKVVCADGYAPDAAGNCIDADECSGRSNPCQPGQTCINTPGSYSCHTNRVTCPRGFHLSVNGTQCEDVDECLIGDKCGSHVCVNLEGSYRCECRDGYMFNRVSKLCEDINECTHYPGRLCAHRCENTEGSYRCSCATGFKLAFDGRECEDINECEDKPCSQECTNVHGSYQCYCHRGYQLNDLDGITCEDIDECMMPNVCSYRCLNTPGGFNCTCPTSGYTLAHDGRTCQDIDECATGAHSCSAAETCFNVQGGFRCLFFECPANFRRTEKGSAGNASAVVRCIKTCPDHNADCARDPVHIITSTALSLPTFRHVEEPEEIVLLRTSVEAKPDLLPDEPDVLFDLLATDELNSFEVIKRTQNGMIVGVIRQIKAVMGPKELVLEVTMQYVQSGVVSQQNIVLIHVFISKFWF, encoded by the exons ATGGCGCACAGGATTGTCCTCTTGGTTTCCCTCTGCGCAGTTGTGCAGGGGATTG AGAGCAAGCTTACTTCTGTGCAAGAGTGCTGTAACGCTGGCAGGGAGATAGCCTTGAGGGAGCAGGACTGTACAGCCCTTCCACGGTTCAACTCCCACATctgcag CATTGCCCAGGAGCACTGCTGCCGATCCGTAGCAAGAAAGCGAGCCTGCGACAAGGGCATTAAGATGGGCCGTAGCCGTCGGGCCTGTGAGAGGCCCTTCTTCGCCGGATCTGACTGGGAAACCCAAGTTTCACAG ACATGCTGCGACTGCTGCACGCTCGGCCTGAAGATGGAAAGCGTGGGCTTCAGCTGCGATTTCCAGGACCTGCAGCTGGACAAGCTGTGCTCTAACGCCGCTAAGGTCTGCTGCGAGAAACCCAAGGGGATCTATCCATCTGCTAAAG cGCCAGAAGAGACGAAAACGTTTACAGCCAAGTCTCCAGAGGAAGAAAATACCTGCAGAG AGCTCAGCTGCTCCCAGCTGTGTGTAGCTAACGCTAGATGTGACTGCTACGACGGCTTTCAGCTGCAAAGGGATGGAGTGACGTGTGAGG ACATCAACGAGTGTCAGACGGGCAGTCACAACTGCACCGCTGAGCAGGTTTGCATCAACACGGAGGGCTCGTTTCGCTGCCAGCTCAGCTGTCACCCGGGATTCAAACTCATGGACAACGTCGTTTGCAAAG ACATAGATGAGTGCGCTTTAGGGAGCCATGACTGTGGGGCGAACTATTTTTGCGTCAACACAGCCGGCTCGTTCCACTGTGAGCCGAAGGCGGCGTGCAGAGACGGCTACGCCCGGGATGCCGCTGGCAGCTGCGTCG ATGTTGACGAGTGTCAGGTCCTTACCAATCCATGCCGGCACGGAGAGAGCTGCGTCAATACCGCGGGCTCCTACAGCTGCCGCCGGACCACCGTCCCCTGTCCGCAGGGGTATCATCCAACCGCGGATGGGACGCGCTGCGAAG ATATCGACGAGTGCAAGTATTACACGTGGCGACTCTGCGCGCACGTCTGCGAGAACACGGAGGGGTCTTACCAATGCAGGTGCTTATCTGGCTTCAGGCTGACTCCGGATGGCAGGAACTGTGACG acATCAACGAGTGTCTGACTGGGCGTCACGACTGCGCCGCCGGTCAGGTTTGCATCAATACCGAGGGCTCGTTTCACTGCCGGAGCCAAACCAGCTGTGACGTCGGCTATAAACTCACAGACCACGCTTGCCAAG ACATTGATGAGTGTGCTCTGGGGAGCCACAACTGTGGAGCGAACTACGCTTGCGTCAACACGGCCGGCTCGTTCTACTGCAAGCCCAAGGTGGTGTGCGCAGACGGCTACGCTCCGGATGCAGCCGGCAACTGTATCG ACGCCGACGAGTGCTCGGGCCGCAGCAATCCGTGCCAGCCGGGCCAGACGTGCATCAACACGCCGGGCTCCTACAGCTGTCACACCAACAGGGTGACATGTCCACGAGGGTTTCACCTCAGCGTGAACGGCACACAGTGCGAAG ACGTGGATGAGTGTCTCATTGGCGACAAGTGTGGCAGCCATGTCTGTGTCAACCTGGAAGGATCGTACCGCTGCGAGTGCAGAGATGGATACATGTTCAACCGTGTCAGCAAATTGTGCGAAG ATATCAACGAGTGCACCCATTACCCGGGGCGACTCTGCGCCCACAGGTGCGAGAACACGGAGGGGTCTTACCGATGCAGCTGCGCAACCGGGTTTAAATTAGCCTTTGATGGCAGGGAGTGCGAAG ATATTAACGAGTGCGAGGACAAACCCTGCAGCCAGGAATGCACCAACGTCCACGGTTCATACCAGTGCTACTGCCACCGCGGTTACCAGCTGAATGATTTGGATGGGATCACATGCGAAG ACATTGATGAATGTATGATGCCAAATGTATGTTCCTACCGATGTCTCAACACTCCCGGTGGTTTTAACTGCACCTGCCCCACCAGCGGTTACACACTCGCGCATGACGGGCGTACTTGTCAGG acATCGATGAATGTGCCACAGGAGCTCACTCCTGTTCTGCCGCGGAGACCTGCTTCAATGTCCAGGGAGGGTTTCGCTGTCTGTTCTTTGAATGTCCCGCAAACTTCAGGCGAACAGAAAAAGG ATCCGCTGGTAACGCCTCAGCCGTGGTGCGTTGCATCAAAACCTGCCCGGATCACAACGCCGACTGCGCCCGCGACCCCGTCCACATCATCACCTCCACGGCCCTGTCTCTGCCGACCTTCCGGCACGTAGAGGAGCCAGAGG AGATCGTTTTACTGCGGACGTCCGTGGAAGCGAAACCGGATCTGCTCCCAGATGAGCCTGACGTGCTCTTTGACTTATTAGCCACGGACGAACTGAACTCTTTTGAAGTGATAAAGCGGACACAAAACGGCATGATTGTTG GGGTAATCCGCCAGATCAAGGCTGTAATGGGTCCGAAGGAGCTCGTGCTGGAGGTGACCATGCAGTATGTCCAGTCTGGGGTTGTTTCGCAGCAAAACATCGTCCTTATCCACGTCTTCATCTCTAAATTctggttctga